The [Pseudomonas] carboxydohydrogena genome includes a window with the following:
- a CDS encoding NAD(P)/FAD-dependent oxidoreductase: MSEPLVIIGNGMAAARLVEELAKRALGRYAIAVIGDEPRLAYNRVLLSSVLAGEATSQEIELRSAAWWRDRGVTVTYGCAASSVDLAARKVHLANGTEVPFSKLVFATGSAPLRLAVPGANLPGVHTFRDSRDVDQLLALAGEKRRVAVVGGGLLGLEAAYGLAKAGSKVTLLHLMDRLMERQLDTPAAALLKRLVESKGIEIVLDADTKQIIGADRVEGIELANGRSIAADAVVFAAGIRPNVALAREAGVPVNRGIVVDDRICTGVENVYALGECAEHRGTCYGLVEPAYEQAKVLAAHLAGNPTDYSGSVVATNLKVSGVSVFSAGDFLAAEGGETLVFNDERRGTYKKLVVADGHLTGAVLVGDTQDALWYLDLIRTTAPIDTIRGDMMFGRALAQLKAA, translated from the coding sequence ATGAGCGAACCTCTGGTCATTATCGGCAACGGCATGGCCGCCGCTCGGCTCGTCGAGGAATTGGCGAAGCGGGCATTGGGGCGCTACGCGATTGCCGTGATCGGCGACGAGCCGCGCTTGGCCTATAACCGTGTGCTGCTGTCCTCGGTGCTTGCAGGTGAGGCGACCTCGCAGGAGATCGAACTGAGGTCAGCCGCGTGGTGGCGCGATCGCGGTGTCACCGTGACCTATGGCTGCGCGGCGAGTTCGGTCGATCTTGCCGCGCGCAAGGTGCATCTTGCCAACGGTACGGAAGTCCCATTCTCGAAACTGGTGTTCGCGACAGGCTCGGCGCCGCTGCGTCTGGCAGTGCCGGGCGCGAACCTGCCCGGTGTGCACACCTTCCGCGACAGCCGGGATGTGGATCAGCTCCTTGCCCTCGCCGGTGAGAAGCGTCGCGTCGCGGTGGTCGGCGGCGGGTTGCTTGGTCTTGAGGCGGCCTACGGTCTGGCGAAGGCCGGATCGAAGGTAACGCTGCTGCATCTGATGGATCGTCTGATGGAGCGTCAGCTCGATACGCCGGCGGCGGCGCTCCTGAAGCGGCTGGTGGAGAGCAAGGGTATCGAGATTGTGCTGGATGCCGACACAAAGCAGATTATAGGCGCGGATCGGGTCGAGGGCATCGAACTGGCGAATGGCCGCAGCATCGCGGCGGATGCTGTCGTGTTCGCGGCGGGCATCCGGCCCAACGTGGCGCTTGCAAGAGAGGCGGGCGTGCCGGTCAATCGCGGCATCGTCGTGGACGATCGGATTTGTACCGGCGTGGAGAATGTCTACGCGCTCGGCGAATGCGCGGAGCATCGCGGCACCTGCTACGGGCTCGTAGAGCCCGCCTATGAGCAGGCGAAGGTGCTGGCTGCTCATCTGGCCGGTAATCCGACGGATTACTCCGGCAGTGTTGTTGCCACCAATCTGAAAGTTTCGGGCGTGAGCGTCTTTTCCGCCGGTGATTTTCTCGCGGCCGAAGGCGGCGAAACGCTGGTGTTCAACGATGAGCGGCGCGGCACCTACAAGAAACTGGTTGTCGCCGACGGTCATCTCACCGGCGCGGTGCTGGTGGGCGATACCCAGGACGCGCTCTGGTATCTCGACCTCATCCGGACAACGGCTCCGATCGACACAATTCGCGGCGACATGATGTTCGGTCGCGCGCTTGCTCAACTAAAGGCTGCTTAA
- the ntrB gene encoding nitrate ABC transporter permease, which translates to MNMPAVKSEVAVKVSEPSESAPVFKMEIKRRPRSDKAWKLAQSAAARIVPPLIVVALFLVVWELLCSNAGATLPPPLKVFRDTKDLIFDPFFDNGGIDKGLFWHLSASLQRVALGYSLAAIVGIALGTLIGQSVWAMRGLDPIFQVLRTIPPLAWLPLALAAFRDGQPSAIFVIFITSIWPIIINTAVGIRNIPQDYRNVAAVVRLNPFEFFWKIMIPSAAPYIFTGLRIGIGLSWLAIIAAEMLIGGVGIGFFIWDAWNSSHISEIILALIYVGIVGFILDRAIAMIGAFFTRGTSVS; encoded by the coding sequence ATGAACATGCCTGCGGTTAAATCTGAAGTTGCGGTGAAGGTCTCCGAACCTTCTGAGTCAGCGCCCGTATTCAAAATGGAGATCAAGCGTCGGCCAAGGAGCGACAAGGCATGGAAGCTGGCGCAGTCCGCAGCGGCGCGCATTGTGCCGCCTCTCATCGTTGTTGCGCTATTTCTCGTGGTCTGGGAATTGCTGTGCAGCAACGCAGGTGCGACGCTGCCGCCGCCGCTGAAGGTGTTCAGGGATACCAAGGATCTGATCTTCGATCCGTTCTTCGACAATGGCGGCATCGATAAAGGTTTGTTCTGGCATCTGTCGGCCAGCCTGCAGCGGGTCGCGCTGGGTTATTCATTGGCGGCAATTGTCGGCATCGCGCTCGGAACGCTCATCGGCCAGTCGGTCTGGGCGATGCGCGGTCTCGATCCGATCTTCCAGGTGTTGCGGACGATTCCACCGCTGGCCTGGTTGCCTCTGGCGCTCGCCGCGTTTCGCGACGGTCAGCCGTCGGCGATCTTCGTGATCTTCATCACCTCGATCTGGCCGATCATCATCAACACCGCTGTCGGTATCCGCAACATCCCGCAGGATTACCGCAACGTCGCAGCCGTGGTGCGGCTCAATCCGTTCGAGTTTTTCTGGAAGATCATGATCCCGTCGGCCGCGCCCTACATCTTCACCGGCCTACGCATCGGCATCGGCCTGTCGTGGCTCGCGATTATTGCCGCTGAAATGCTGATCGGGGGTGTCGGGATCGGCTTTTTTATCTGGGATGCGTGGAATTCCTCGCACATCAGCGAAATTATTCTCGCGCTGATTTACGTCGGAATCGTCGGCTTCATCCTCGATCGCGCGATTGCGATGATCGGTGCCTTTTTCACGCGCGGCACATCAGTGTCTTAA
- a CDS encoding ABC transporter ATP-binding protein, whose translation MQDYLKLDHMDKVFTRGSASTEVLKDINLTIARGEYVSIIGHSGCGKSTLLNIVAGLTGATQGGVLLEGREVNAPGPDRAVVFQNHSLLPWLTVYDNVRLGVDKVFGRTKTRVERDEWVMHNLNLVQMAHAKDKRPSEISGGMKQRVGIARALAMEPKVLLLDEPFGALDALTRAHLQDTVMALHQKLDNTVMMITHDVDEAVLLSDRIVMMTNGPSARIGEVLDVPLPHPRKRLELAASPVYLKCRQRVLEFLYERHRFVEAA comes from the coding sequence ATGCAGGATTATCTGAAGCTCGATCACATGGACAAGGTCTTCACCCGTGGCTCTGCCTCGACGGAGGTGCTCAAGGACATCAATCTCACGATCGCTCGCGGCGAATATGTCTCTATCATCGGCCATTCCGGCTGCGGCAAGTCCACGCTGCTTAACATCGTGGCCGGGCTGACCGGCGCGACGCAGGGCGGCGTGTTGCTCGAGGGGCGTGAAGTGAATGCGCCAGGGCCGGATCGCGCCGTGGTGTTTCAGAACCACAGCCTGCTTCCGTGGCTGACGGTTTACGACAATGTGCGGCTTGGCGTGGACAAGGTGTTCGGCCGGACCAAGACCCGTGTCGAACGCGACGAATGGGTGATGCATAATCTCAACCTTGTGCAGATGGCCCATGCCAAGGACAAACGCCCGTCTGAAATATCGGGTGGCATGAAGCAGCGCGTCGGCATTGCCCGTGCGCTGGCGATGGAGCCGAAGGTTCTGCTTCTGGATGAGCCGTTCGGTGCGCTCGACGCGCTGACGCGCGCTCATCTGCAGGATACCGTGATGGCCCTGCACCAGAAGCTCGACAACACGGTGATGATGATCACCCACGATGTCGATGAGGCCGTTCTGCTGTCCGATCGCATTGTGATGATGACGAATGGTCCGAGCGCGCGCATCGGTGAGGTTCTGGACGTGCCGCTGCCGCATCCGCGCAAGCGGCTCGAGCTGGCGGCCAGCCCGGTCTACCTCAAGTGCCGGCAGCGCGTGCTTGAATTCCTGTACGAGCGTCATCGCTTCGTCGAGGCGGCGTGA